Within Methyloversatilis discipulorum, the genomic segment GTCGGTGCGGCAGCTGGGCGCGCTCTACCACGCGGTCATCGTCGCCACCGGTGCGGCTGGCGACCGCCGGCTCGGCATCGACGGCGAACACCTGCCGGGCGTGCACGCGGCCGGCGATTTCGTCGGCTGGTACAACGGCCGGCCGGAATGCGCCGAGCTCGAATTCGATCTGCAGCAGGAGGTCGCGGTGGTGATCGGCCAGGGCAATGTGGCGATCGATGTGTGCCGCATCCTGGCCAGCCCGGTCGATGTGCTGCGACGCACCGACATCGCCACGCATGCCATCGACGCGCTGGCGCGGTCGCGCATCCGCGAAATCCACCTGGTCGGCCGGCGCGGGCCGGTGCAGGCGAAGTTCACGCCGAAGGAACTGCGCGAACTGGGCACCCTGCCCGGCTGGCAGCCACGCATCGATCCGGCGGCACTCGTGCTCAACGACGCCAGCCAGGCCGAGCTGGCCATGCCGGGCTTCGTTCACGCCCCGCGCAACGTGGACATCCTGCGCGGCTTCGCGCAAGCGCCGGTCGACGACGCGCGGCGCCCGCTGCACCTGCATTTCCACCGCGCGCCGGTGGCGCTGAGCGGCGAGTCGCGGGTGGAACGGATCGAACTGGAAGCGCAGGCGCTGTCGGGTACAGCCGGCGCGCAATCGGCCACACCGACCGGCGAGCGCCTGAGCCTGCCGGCCGGGCTGGTGCTGCGCAGCGTCGGCTACCGCGGCACGCCGCTGCCCGGCCTGCCCTTCGATCTGGTGCGCGGCGCGCTGCCGCATCGCGACGGTCGCATCGTCGACACCGGCGGCAAGGTGCTGCGCGGCTGGTACGCGACCGGCTGGATCAAGCGCGGCCCGACCGGCGTCATCGGCACCAACCGCGCCGACAGCGTGGACACGGTGGCCAGCCTGCTGGCCGACCTCGCGCAGCTCGACACCCCGAAAGCCGGCCGCGCCGGCCTGCTGGCGCAACTGTCAGCGGACCGCAGACAGGTGGTCGATTTCGCCGGGTGGCGCGCGATAGCGCAGGCCGAGGCCGAGCGCGGACGCGCAAGCGGAAAGCTGGCGGAGAAGTTCGTCCGCGTCGAAGACATGCTGGATGCCGCCGCGGTCGCCGAAGCCCCGCAGTCGAGGGAGCGAGCCTGCTCGCGCTAGCGGTCTGAATCGGAGCCCGCGGCCAGCCTAAGCTGCATCGCGACCAAGGTCGCTCCCACAAGTAATGCGCCCGATCCATGGCTGGCGCCAGGGCCGAGGTTCTGTGGGAGGGGTCTTCTGACCCCGACAACCGCCGGGATCGAGGCCTGCAGACAGCAGCGGCCGTGTCGCGGCCAAGGCCGCTCCCACAAGGAATGCGCCCGATCCACGGCTGGCGCCTGGGCCGGGTTTCTGTGGAAGGGGTCTTCTGACCACGACAGCCGCCTGGATCGAAGCCTGCGGACAGCAGCGGCCGTGTCGCGGCCAAGAAGGCCGTTCCCACAAGAGCACTCGCGGGTCGCGGCTCGGGCCAGGGTTCGCGGGAGCGAGCTTGCTCGCGATTCCGACCCGACCGTCAGGCGCGGCCGTAGCGCTGGCGTGCCACCACGGCGAGACCGCAGCCGACGCTGCCATACAGGTCGCCCTCGACCGGCTGCGCGTCCGGAAAGCGCGCGGCCAGGGCCTGGCGCAGTGCCGGCACGCCGCTGGAGCCGCCGGTGAAGAACAGCGTGTCGACTGCCGACGGTGCGAGACCGGCCTGCGCGATGCAGGCAAGCGCGGCGTCGCCGACGCGGGCGATCTCTGCCGCGATGGCGTCCTCGAACGCGGCGCGACTGACCGGTACGTGCAAGCCGGCCTCGGCCACGCCCAGATCGAGATCGACCAGGGGCGCATCCGACAGCGCAATCTTCGCCGCTTCCGAGCGGATCGCCAGATGGTGGCCGCTGCGCTCGCGCAGCACGCGCAACAGCCGCTCGAAGCGGCGACCATCGACCACGTCGCGCGCCATGTCCTGCAGACCGGGCAGCACGTCGCGGCGGTAGGCGAGGTGGATGGTGTGCCAGGTGGCGAGGTTGAAGTAAGTGCTGTTGGGCAGTACGGCGCCGCTGGCCAGCAGGCCGCCCATGCCCAGTTCGGGCATCACGCAGGCGAGCGACAGACGCTTGTCGAAATCGGTGCCGCCGATGTGCACGCCGGTATTGCCCAGCAGGTCGGCACTGCGGTCGACATGGCGTCGGCGCTCGGGTGACAGCCGCACCAGCGAGAAGTCGGAGGTGCCGCCGCCGATGTCCACCACCAGCACCAGCGATTCGCGTTCGACCGTCTGCTCGAAGGCATGCGCGGCGGCGATCGGCTCGAACTGGAAGCTCACGTCGCGGAAGCCGGCGCGGCGCACGATGTCGGCCAGCGTGTCTTCGGCCAGCTTGTCCGCCTCGGCGTCGTCGTCGACGAAGCGCACCGGGCGGCCGACCACCACTTGTTCGAAGCGCGTCTGCGCCGCCGTCTCGGCGCGCTTCTTCACTTCGCCGATGAAACCGCCGATCAGATCGCGGAAGGCCAGGTGACGGCCGCCGACGTCGGTGCCGGCGTCCATCAGGCCACTGCCGAGCAGGCTTTTCATCGAGCGCATCAGCCGGCCTTCGAAACCTTCGAGGTATTCGCTAAGCGCCGCACGACCGACCGCGATCGAATCTTCGTCCAGATTGAAGAACACGGCCGACGGCAAGGTCGGCTTGCCATCTTCGAGCGGCAGCAGGCGGGCCAGCGGGCCGTCGTGGATGGCGGCGGTGGAGTTCGAGGTGCCGAAGTCGATGCCGCAGGCGGAGGTGTTCATCGGGCAGTGCGGTGGAGCGGAAGGCCGCGCAGCGTACGGGGGCGGCGCGCGGTGCGCAAGTTCAGGATGCCGCCGCTGCGAGCACGATGTCGGCCAGCGCGCGCGCGCTGCCCGGCGCGGTGTCGAAGAAGAGCGAGGGTTCGATCAGTTCCAGTTCGATCAGCACCGGCCGGCCGTCGAGCCGCAGCATGTCGACGCGCGCATAGGCGCAGGGTCGGGGGGCGACTGCCAGCGCCGCTTCGGCCAGCGCGAACTCGTCGGCCGCAGGCGCGTGCGCATGGGCGACACCGCCCCAGATGTCCTGACAGCGGTAGTCGCCGGCCTGCGGCACCTTGCGCACCGCGTGCGAACAGCGGCCGCCGAAGAAGATGAGCGACACCTCGCCGTCGGCGATGCCCGGCGCGAAGGGCTGCAGCAGCACGTCGCCGTCGGCCGCCAGCGCGCGCAGATGATCGGCGCAGGCGGCGCTGTCGGCGGCGCCACGGAAAGCACCGAAAGCGCCTATCGACACCGCCGGCTTCACCACCACCTCTTCGCTGCCGAATTCAGCCAGCGCCTGCGCGAGCTGCGCACTGTGCCGCTCGATGAAACGCGTCGGCACGATGTCCACGTCACGCTCCGCCAGCTCGAACAGATAGCGCTTGTGGCTGTTCCACTCGATCACCGGCAGTGGATTGAGCAGCCGGCTGCAGCGATCCACCCGCTGCGCCCAGGCGAGGAATTCGGGCAGGCGCGTGTGGTAGTCCCAGGGCGAACGCAGCAGCACGCAGCGGTAGGCCGACCAGTCGATGTCGGCGTCCCACGCGACCAGATCGACCGGCACGCCGCAGGCGGCCATCAGCAGTTCGGCGTCGCTGTCGGGCTTGGGCATGTCGGCGCAGGTGACGAAGGCGATGTCGGGACGGGCGCTCATGGCGGGCGGGAATCCTTGGCGTGGAGGTGTGGTGGAACGCGGGCCCGACGACGTCCGGTTCGCACGCCGGCAGACCCTGGGAGAGGCGCCATGATACCGGCGCCGGGCACCCTCGCGCCGTATCCGTCAGGCGCGCGGGAAACTCGCCATCCTCATGAAAGAAAACATTTTTTGCAATGCACAAGTACAGTCCGCCAGCGGCGCGCCGATATCTGATGCGAGCGCCGCCGATGTGAGCATGGCGGGCCTTTTGGCAATCGCGATGAGCAGCAGAACCTTGACTTCAACCCCGCATCCCTCGAACTCCACCTATTCAGAACGGCCTGCGCACGAGCAGGCGGAGGGCGACCGGCGATTCCGCCTGCTGTTCGAGCGCATCCCGGACCCGATGCTGCTGCTCGACGTCGAATCGGGCGTATTCATCGACTGGAACCCGGCGGCGATGCGCATGCTGAACTTCCCGGCCCGCGAGGAGGTGATCGCGCTGCGCCCGGCCGACATTTCGCCGGCGCAGCAGCCGGACGGTCGTGCATCGGACGAAAAAGCGCGCGAAATGATGGACATCGCGCGGCGCGAAGGCAGCCACCGCTTCGAGTGGACCATCTGCAGCCCCTATCGCAGCGAGGTCGTGATCGAGGTGCTGCTGACCACCATCGCCATCGACGGCCGTGAGGTGTTCATCACCACCTGGCGCGACCTCAGTCAGCAAAAGCGCACCGAGCGCGATCTGGTGGCCAACAAGCTGCGCTGGAAATTCGCGCTCGAAGGTGCCGGCGACGGCGTATGGGACTGGAACATCCAGGACGGCACCGTCTTCTTCAGCCCGCGCTGGAAAACCATGCTGGGCTACGAGGAAGAGGACATCGGCAACGCGCTGTCCGAATGGTCGGAACGCGTACATCCGGACGACCTGCCGCGGGTGATGGCCGACGTGCAGGCCCACCTCGACGGCCGCACGCCGGGCTACCGCAACGAGCACCGCATGCTCTGCCGCAACGGTGACTACAAGTGGATACTGGACCGCGGCAAGGTGATCAGCCATGACGCCGACGGCCGGCCGCTGCGCATGGTGGGCACCCACACCGACATCACCGAACGTCGCCGCGTGCAGACCGAACTCGAACGCGCCGAAGCCACCCAGCGCGCGCTGCTCGACGCCATGGCCGACGGCGTGTTCGTGGCGCAGGAGCACCGTTTCGTATTCGTCAATCCGGCCCTGCCGCGCATGCTGGGCTATACGGTCGAGGAATTCACCGGCCTCACTTTCGCCGATGTGCTGCACCCCGACTTCCTCGAACTGTGGAGCGAACGCTACGAGCGGCGCATCGGTTCCGGGCCGGAACCGCAACGTCGCTACGAAGTGCAGTTGCTGAACCGCGACCGCGACCGGCCGCTGTGGATAGAACTGATCGCCTCCCGCTTCACCTATCGCGACGAGCCTGCCGTGCTCGGCATCGTGCGCGACATCAGCGACAAGAAGATCAACGAACAGACCATCTGGAAGCAGGCCAACTACGACGCGCTGACCAATCTGCCCAACCGCCATCTGCTGCTGCATCACCTGCGCCAGGAAATGCGCCTGAGCCAGCGCAGCGGTCACCAGCTGGCGGTGCTGTTCATCGACCTCGACCGCTTCAAGGAAGTGAATGACACGCTGGGCCACCCGGCCGGCGACAGCCTGCTGCAGCAGGCGGCGCAGCGCATCACCGGCTGCATGCGCGACACCGACGTGGTTGCCCGCTTCGGTGGCGACGAATTCGCGGTGGTGCTGGGCGGGTTGGAGCACCCGGACGTCGTCGAGCAGATCGCCGGCAAGATACTGAGCGCCCTGCACCAACCTTTCCAGCTGTTCAACGAACTGGTCTATGTGTCGGCCTCGATCGGCATCACGCTGTACCCGGACAGCGCGCAGAGCCAGGAAGATCTGCTGAAGCAGGCCGATCAGGCGATGTACGACGCCAAGCGCGCCGGACGCAACCGGATGAGCTATTTCACGCCGTCGATGCAGGCCAGTTCCGAACGCCGTCTGCGCCTGGTGTCGGACATGCACACCGCGCTGACCACCGGCCAGTTCCACCTCGTCTACCAGCCCATCGTCGAGATCGCGACCGGCCGCGTGCGCAAGGCCGAAGCGCTGATACGCTGGCAGCACCCGGAGCGCGGCCATGTATCGCCGACCGAATTCATCCCGATCGCCGAGGAAACCGGCCTCATCCTGCCGATGGGCGACTGGATCACGCGCACTGCGGTCGGTTTCGCGCGCCATCTGCAGCAGCGCCATGGCGACACCGTGCAGATCAGCATCAACCATTCGCCGCTGCAGCTGCGCAATCGAAACGGCGACTATCCCGGCGTGGTCGAGCTGCTGCACCAGCTCGACGCACCGGGCAGCCTGGTAGCGATCGAAATCACCGAAGGCATGCTGGTCGAGGCCGACGAACCGGCCCTGGAATGTCTCTACGCGATGCGCGACGCCGGCGTCCAGGTGTCGCTGGACGACTTCGGCACCGGCTATTCATCGCTGTCCTACCTGAAGAAGTTCGACATCGACTACCTGAAGATCGACCAGTCCTTCGTGCGTGGCCTGTCGCGCGATTCGAGCGAACTGGCGCTGTGCGAAGCGATGATCGTGATGGCGCACAAGCTGGGCATGCAGGTGATCGCCGAGGGCGTCGAAACCATCCACCAGCTCGACCTGCTGCGCGCCGCGCAATGCGACTACGCCCAGGGTTACCTCTTTTCGCGCCCGCTGCCGGCCGAACACTTCGAAGCCTGGTTGCGCGAGAATGGCTGAAATGCACCACTCGTCCGGCGCCCTGGCGGACGGCCCCGCAGCCCGCATTTCAAATAGAGAGAATGGCACTAGACCTCATAAAGGCCACTGCACTGATCCTGGCGCTCAGCCTGCTGCAGGGCTTCAATGCCCGCTTCTGGGGTGAGCGCCATACGGCCCGTGCCATCGGTTCGGGACTGATCTTCGGCGTCATGTGCGTGGTCGGCATGATGATGCCGATCACCCTCACCCCCGGCGTCATCTTCGACGGTCGTTCCGCCGTGCTCAGCATGGCCGCGCTGTTCGGCGGCCCGCTGGTCGGCGCCATCGCCGGCACGGTGGCCGCCGCCTACCGCCTGCACCTCGGCGGCGGCGGCGCGCTGGTCGGCGTTGGCGTCATCACCGTTTCGGTGCTGCTCGGCCTGGGGATGCGCGCACTGGTCCGCAATGACAAGGTCAGGCCGGGCTTCGCATCCTTTCTCGCTCTCGGCGTCGTGGTACACGTCGTTGCGCTGCTGTTCTTCCTCGGACTGCCGGGCGACACCGCCAAACGCGTGTTCGAGATGCTGGCCCTGCCCTATCTGCTGACGCTGGCGCCGGCCACCGCGCTGCTCGGCATGCTGCTGCTGGACCTCGACGAACGTCAGCGCACCGGCAAGGCGCTGCGCGACAGCGAAGCGCGCATGCGGGCGATCACCGAAGCGGTGCCCGACGTGCTGATGGTGCTCGACGAGGACGGGCGCTACCTGAAGATACGCGCGCCGGACGAGAAGCTGCTCGTCGCCGACGCTGAGTCGCTGAACGGCAAGCTGATGACCGACGTGCTGCCGCCGGACAAGGCGGCCACGTTCCAGGACTACGTCCGCCGCACGCTCGCGTCGGACAGCGCGCAGGTACTCGAATACACGCTGGACACGCGGGGCGGTCCGCGCGTGTTCGAGGCGCGCGCCCGCGCGCTCG encodes:
- a CDS encoding Hsp70 family protein — its product is MNTSACGIDFGTSNSTAAIHDGPLARLLPLEDGKPTLPSAVFFNLDEDSIAVGRAALSEYLEGFEGRLMRSMKSLLGSGLMDAGTDVGGRHLAFRDLIGGFIGEVKKRAETAAQTRFEQVVVGRPVRFVDDDAEADKLAEDTLADIVRRAGFRDVSFQFEPIAAAHAFEQTVERESLVLVVDIGGGTSDFSLVRLSPERRRHVDRSADLLGNTGVHIGGTDFDKRLSLACVMPELGMGGLLASGAVLPNSTYFNLATWHTIHLAYRRDVLPGLQDMARDVVDGRRFERLLRVLRERSGHHLAIRSEAAKIALSDAPLVDLDLGVAEAGLHVPVSRAAFEDAIAAEIARVGDAALACIAQAGLAPSAVDTLFFTGGSSGVPALRQALAARFPDAQPVEGDLYGSVGCGLAVVARQRYGRA
- a CDS encoding FAD-dependent oxidoreductase; amino-acid sequence: MAIPGTEGQPLRVAIVGSGPGGFYAAEALLESGLQVEIDLIERLPVPFGLVRFGVAPDHAKLKSVTTVFSQIAEDPRLRFFGNVELGRDLSVRQLGALYHAVIVATGAAGDRRLGIDGEHLPGVHAAGDFVGWYNGRPECAELEFDLQQEVAVVIGQGNVAIDVCRILASPVDVLRRTDIATHAIDALARSRIREIHLVGRRGPVQAKFTPKELRELGTLPGWQPRIDPAALVLNDASQAELAMPGFVHAPRNVDILRGFAQAPVDDARRPLHLHFHRAPVALSGESRVERIELEAQALSGTAGAQSATPTGERLSLPAGLVLRSVGYRGTPLPGLPFDLVRGALPHRDGRIVDTGGKVLRGWYATGWIKRGPTGVIGTNRADSVDTVASLLADLAQLDTPKAGRAGLLAQLSADRRQVVDFAGWRAIAQAEAERGRASGKLAEKFVRVEDMLDAAAVAEAPQSRERACSR
- a CDS encoding ATP-grasp domain-containing protein, coding for MSARPDIAFVTCADMPKPDSDAELLMAACGVPVDLVAWDADIDWSAYRCVLLRSPWDYHTRLPEFLAWAQRVDRCSRLLNPLPVIEWNSHKRYLFELAERDVDIVPTRFIERHSAQLAQALAEFGSEEVVVKPAVSIGAFGAFRGAADSAACADHLRALAADGDVLLQPFAPGIADGEVSLIFFGGRCSHAVRKVPQAGDYRCQDIWGGVAHAHAPAADEFALAEAALAVAPRPCAYARVDMLRLDGRPVLIELELIEPSLFFDTAPGSARALADIVLAAAAS
- a CDS encoding sensor domain-containing protein — its product is MTSTPHPSNSTYSERPAHEQAEGDRRFRLLFERIPDPMLLLDVESGVFIDWNPAAMRMLNFPAREEVIALRPADISPAQQPDGRASDEKAREMMDIARREGSHRFEWTICSPYRSEVVIEVLLTTIAIDGREVFITTWRDLSQQKRTERDLVANKLRWKFALEGAGDGVWDWNIQDGTVFFSPRWKTMLGYEEEDIGNALSEWSERVHPDDLPRVMADVQAHLDGRTPGYRNEHRMLCRNGDYKWILDRGKVISHDADGRPLRMVGTHTDITERRRVQTELERAEATQRALLDAMADGVFVAQEHRFVFVNPALPRMLGYTVEEFTGLTFADVLHPDFLELWSERYERRIGSGPEPQRRYEVQLLNRDRDRPLWIELIASRFTYRDEPAVLGIVRDISDKKINEQTIWKQANYDALTNLPNRHLLLHHLRQEMRLSQRSGHQLAVLFIDLDRFKEVNDTLGHPAGDSLLQQAAQRITGCMRDTDVVARFGGDEFAVVLGGLEHPDVVEQIAGKILSALHQPFQLFNELVYVSASIGITLYPDSAQSQEDLLKQADQAMYDAKRAGRNRMSYFTPSMQASSERRLRLVSDMHTALTTGQFHLVYQPIVEIATGRVRKAEALIRWQHPERGHVSPTEFIPIAEETGLILPMGDWITRTAVGFARHLQQRHGDTVQISINHSPLQLRNRNGDYPGVVELLHQLDAPGSLVAIEITEGMLVEADEPALECLYAMRDAGVQVSLDDFGTGYSSLSYLKKFDIDYLKIDQSFVRGLSRDSSELALCEAMIVMAHKLGMQVIAEGVETIHQLDLLRAAQCDYAQGYLFSRPLPAEHFEAWLRENG